The Methyloferula stellata AR4 genome includes a window with the following:
- a CDS encoding glycoside hydrolase family 3 N-terminal domain-containing protein, whose product MDVINSLLAAMTLEEKIGQLNLVAAGQAVTGPAGGGEASADIRAGRVGGLLNLWGRDTTAAAQRLAVEETRLGIPLLFCLDVLHGHRTIFPIPLAEAGAFDPLLWERTARAAAMEAASDGIALTFAPMLDVSRDPRWGRIAEGPGEDPFVAARFAEAKIRGFQGENSAARYSIAATAKHFCAAGAVTGGLDYAAVDLSERALHEVYLPPFHAAVAAGCAAIMPAYNSVAGIPMTAHIGLLRRLLRDKWGFDGVIVSDYNAIAELLQHGVASDPVEAAALALRAGIDMDMASGVYGRYLPEALARQLVGQEDIDSAVRRVLTLKQRLGLFEDPYRRIETAESPAAVPIELARDAARRAITLLTNRGILPLPAHLRRIAIIGPLADARAEMMGPWALAGNPNDGVTILEGLKAALPNCEITFAAGVAIDGEDKSGIEPACGLAAGAELIILCLGESADMSGEAASRAMPGLPGRQRELAEGVFAIGTPVVALLSSGRPLTVPWLAERAQALVATWFLGDAAGHAIADVLTGRFNPTARLPVAWPREAGQIPIFYAARSPSRPANAADPYTSKYLDLSTEPLFPFGHGLSYSLVRLENLRANRKEFGVHDKIEVEVDAINEGQCSTEETIFLFIHDLVARVARPLLELKAWAKVELAPGQTGTVTFALMGGSFCYPDETFAPVLEPGSFDIHVGLNADRNALLTIRLHAVSEAAASYAVSVTAKI is encoded by the coding sequence ATGGACGTGATTAATTCGCTTCTCGCCGCCATGACGTTGGAGGAAAAGATCGGTCAGCTCAATCTGGTGGCGGCTGGCCAAGCCGTCACCGGGCCCGCGGGCGGCGGCGAGGCGAGTGCGGACATTCGTGCCGGGCGCGTCGGCGGCCTTCTGAACCTCTGGGGCCGGGACACGACTGCGGCGGCTCAGAGATTGGCGGTCGAAGAGACGCGGCTCGGCATTCCGCTTCTCTTTTGCCTTGACGTGCTGCACGGACATCGGACGATCTTCCCTATTCCGCTTGCCGAAGCAGGCGCCTTCGATCCTCTCTTATGGGAGCGCACGGCGCGCGCCGCGGCGATGGAAGCAGCAAGCGACGGGATCGCGCTGACTTTCGCGCCCATGCTCGATGTATCGCGTGATCCGCGTTGGGGACGGATCGCCGAAGGTCCAGGCGAGGACCCTTTCGTCGCGGCGAGATTTGCCGAGGCAAAGATCCGCGGCTTCCAAGGCGAGAATTCGGCGGCGCGCTATTCGATTGCCGCGACTGCCAAGCATTTTTGTGCCGCCGGCGCCGTCACGGGGGGACTCGATTACGCCGCGGTCGATCTCTCCGAACGCGCTTTGCATGAAGTCTATCTGCCGCCGTTCCATGCCGCCGTCGCAGCCGGCTGTGCCGCGATCATGCCGGCCTATAACAGCGTCGCCGGTATTCCGATGACCGCGCATATCGGTCTTCTGCGCCGCTTGCTGAGGGATAAATGGGGATTCGATGGGGTGATCGTCAGCGACTACAATGCCATCGCCGAATTGCTGCAACATGGCGTCGCCTCCGATCCCGTCGAAGCCGCCGCGCTCGCGTTAAGGGCGGGCATCGATATGGACATGGCAAGCGGCGTCTATGGCCGCTATTTGCCCGAGGCCTTGGCGCGGCAGCTTGTCGGTCAGGAAGACATTGACTCCGCGGTGCGCCGTGTCCTGACCCTTAAACAAAGACTCGGTCTCTTTGAGGATCCTTACCGGCGCATTGAGACGGCAGAATCTCCGGCGGCGGTCCCGATCGAACTCGCGCGTGACGCGGCGCGGCGCGCGATCACGCTTCTCACCAATCGCGGGATCCTGCCGCTTCCCGCTCATCTCCGCCGCATCGCCATTATCGGCCCGCTCGCCGATGCGCGCGCCGAGATGATGGGCCCATGGGCACTTGCCGGCAATCCAAATGATGGCGTGACGATCCTCGAAGGTTTGAAGGCCGCTTTGCCAAACTGCGAAATCACCTTCGCAGCGGGCGTTGCAATCGATGGTGAAGACAAAAGCGGCATCGAGCCCGCTTGTGGGCTCGCCGCCGGTGCCGAACTGATTATTCTCTGTCTCGGCGAATCGGCCGATATGAGCGGTGAAGCGGCGTCCCGCGCCATGCCAGGTTTGCCGGGCCGCCAGCGCGAACTTGCGGAAGGTGTTTTTGCGATTGGAACGCCTGTCGTCGCACTTCTCTCATCGGGCCGTCCGCTGACAGTGCCTTGGCTGGCCGAACGGGCACAGGCGCTGGTTGCCACTTGGTTCCTCGGTGATGCGGCCGGGCATGCAATCGCCGACGTGTTGACGGGACGCTTCAACCCGACCGCGCGGCTGCCGGTCGCTTGGCCGCGCGAGGCAGGACAGATTCCGATATTCTATGCGGCACGATCCCCGAGCCGGCCCGCCAATGCGGCTGATCCCTACACCAGCAAATATCTCGACCTTTCGACAGAGCCGCTCTTTCCATTTGGGCACGGCCTTTCCTACAGCCTGGTCAGATTGGAAAATCTTCGTGCGAACAGGAAGGAATTCGGCGTGCATGATAAGATCGAAGTCGAAGTCGACGCGATCAACGAAGGGCAGTGTTCGACCGAGGAAACGATCTTCCTTTTCATCCATGATCTTGTGGCACGTGTGGCGCGTCCGCTTTTGGAACTGAAAGCCTGGGCCAAAGTTGAGTTGGCACCCGGTCAAACCGGAACCGTCACGTTCGCTCTCATGGGCGGGAGCTTTTGCTATCCCGATGAGACTTTTGCGCCCGTGCTTGAGCCGGGTTCCTTTGACATTCATGTCGGCCTCAATGCCGATCGAAACGCTTTGCTCACAATTCGTTTGCACGCCGTGTCAGAAGCGGCGGCAAGCTACGCAGTTTCGGTCACTGCAAAAATTTAA
- the selA gene encoding L-seryl-tRNA(Sec) selenium transferase — translation MEGLGSARLRDLPSVDAVLNTAAATKLLERFGRAASTSAIRAALGDARTALRSGASSVLSADELALEARDRLEAEDRSGLRPLFNLTGTVLHTNLGRAVLAEVAIEAATAAMREPVALEFDLSAGGRGERDDHVRSLLCALSGAEDATLVNNNAAAVLLCLNTLSDGREAIVSRGELIEIGGAFRMPDIMARAGAKLVEVGTTNRTHAKDYRSALNAQTGVILKVHTSNYQIKGFTAEVGARELAVIAGEANVPLMNDLGSGTLVDLSHYGLQKEPTVREAVAEGAGLVTFSGDKLLGGPQAGFIVGKRELIAAVNRNPMKRALRVDKIRLAAIEATLKLYRDPDRLAERLPTLRLLARPLPEIAALAQHLLPAVTQAVGANFMVALCECRSQIGSGALPLDTIASAGLVIRSRAGGGALERLAAALRGLDRPVIGRIEDGGLVLDLRCLTDEAAFLSTLSRLNTHALA, via the coding sequence ATGGAAGGTTTAGGCTCGGCACGTCTGCGCGATCTCCCATCCGTAGATGCCGTTCTGAACACTGCCGCGGCGACAAAGCTCTTGGAGCGGTTTGGCCGCGCTGCATCGACGAGCGCCATTCGCGCGGCGCTTGGGGACGCGCGCACGGCGCTTCGGTCTGGCGCATCCTCAGTCCTAAGCGCGGATGAGCTGGCGCTCGAAGCGCGCGACAGGCTCGAGGCGGAAGACCGTTCCGGTCTGCGCCCGCTGTTCAATCTCACAGGCACAGTGTTGCACACGAATCTCGGCCGCGCCGTCCTGGCCGAAGTCGCGATCGAGGCAGCGACGGCGGCCATGCGCGAGCCCGTGGCTTTGGAGTTCGACTTGTCAGCGGGCGGACGGGGCGAGCGCGACGATCATGTGCGCTCGCTGCTTTGCGCGCTCAGCGGCGCAGAGGATGCGACGCTCGTCAATAATAACGCGGCAGCTGTTCTGCTCTGTCTCAATACGCTGTCGGATGGCCGAGAGGCGATCGTCTCGCGCGGCGAATTGATCGAGATCGGCGGCGCCTTCCGCATGCCGGACATTATGGCACGAGCGGGCGCAAAGCTGGTCGAGGTAGGCACGACAAATCGCACCCACGCCAAGGATTATCGTTCTGCCCTCAATGCGCAGACCGGTGTGATCCTTAAAGTCCACACCTCCAATTATCAGATCAAGGGTTTCACCGCCGAAGTCGGCGCGCGCGAACTGGCCGTGATTGCCGGCGAAGCGAATGTGCCTTTGATGAACGACCTCGGATCCGGCACGCTTGTCGATCTTTCGCACTATGGTCTGCAGAAGGAACCGACCGTACGCGAGGCCGTGGCCGAAGGTGCCGGCCTCGTCACATTTTCCGGCGACAAGCTGCTCGGCGGACCGCAAGCCGGCTTCATCGTCGGCAAGCGCGAGTTGATCGCGGCGGTCAATCGCAATCCGATGAAACGCGCATTGCGCGTCGACAAGATCCGGCTGGCAGCGATCGAGGCGACGTTGAAACTTTACCGTGACCCTGATCGCCTCGCCGAGCGCCTTCCGACATTGCGGCTGCTGGCCCGGCCTCTGCCTGAGATCGCGGCGCTGGCGCAGCACCTGCTGCCCGCCGTGACGCAAGCCGTCGGCGCGAATTTCATGGTGGCTCTATGCGAATGCCGCAGCCAGATCGGGTCCGGCGCGCTGCCGCTCGACACGATCGCCAGCGCTGGTCTCGTCATCCGATCCCGCGCCGGAGGTGGGGCGCTCGAACGACTTGCGGCGGCGTTGCGTGGACTCGATCGCCCGGTGATCGGGCGGATCGAGGACGGAGGCCTCGTGCTTGATTTGAGATGCCTGACCGATGAAGCGGCGTTTTTGTCCACGCTCTCGAGGTTGAACACGCATGCGTTGGCTTGA
- a CDS encoding response regulator gives MRRVLVIDDDISVRIAIELSLRRQDCIAVLAENGPLGASVFESSKFDMAMVDIFMPDMDGLEIIKNFRERAPALPIVAMSGYRFHHALSSSPDFLDMAMKLGATYLLRKPFGPGQLKAAIDACLPDPLHRVG, from the coding sequence ATGCGGCGCGTCCTTGTTATTGACGACGACATATCCGTTCGCATCGCCATCGAACTCTCGTTGCGCCGGCAAGACTGCATCGCGGTTCTGGCCGAGAACGGTCCGCTCGGAGCTTCGGTTTTTGAATCGTCTAAGTTCGACATGGCGATGGTCGACATCTTCATGCCGGATATGGACGGCCTCGAGATCATCAAAAACTTTCGCGAGCGCGCGCCTGCGCTCCCAATCGTCGCCATGTCAGGCTACAGGTTCCATCATGCTCTGAGTTCTTCGCCGGATTTCCTCGACATGGCGATGAAGCTCGGTGCGACCTATCTTCTGCGCAAACCTTTCGGGCCGGGGCAGTTGAAAGCCGCAATCGATGCCTGTCTTCCCGACCCACTTCATCGCGTCGGC
- a CDS encoding tetratricopeptide repeat protein has translation MRWLEWITGRRNPRRDVLAEARAAADAGDYAAALALWGPLAHAGVARAQNNIGACFSEGLGVERDPALALKWLTLAAEGGDPVGQRNLATAYYKGAGVEADIARAAELYRASAAQGDAIAQDMLSFLLLEDKSISADLTEVHRWARSAAENGVASAMTRLGMLYHNAIGVERDPAAAVQWWRRAAELDDADAQAMLGAAHHLGSGALADQSMALVYLLRGQAGGSRLAAPFLGPVRAALSPAAIVEAERQAQQKRLDVTP, from the coding sequence ATGCGTTGGCTTGAGTGGATCACAGGCCGGCGCAATCCGCGCCGCGATGTTTTGGCCGAAGCGCGCGCCGCGGCCGACGCAGGCGATTATGCTGCGGCCCTTGCGCTATGGGGGCCGCTTGCCCATGCGGGCGTGGCACGCGCCCAGAACAATATCGGCGCCTGCTTCTCTGAGGGTCTTGGGGTCGAGCGCGATCCTGCGCTTGCCCTCAAATGGCTGACGCTCGCAGCCGAAGGCGGCGATCCGGTCGGACAGCGAAACCTGGCGACGGCCTATTATAAGGGCGCGGGAGTTGAGGCGGACATAGCCCGCGCGGCCGAACTCTACCGGGCCTCGGCGGCGCAAGGCGACGCCATCGCGCAGGACATGCTGAGTTTCCTGCTGCTTGAAGATAAGTCGATCTCGGCCGATCTTACGGAGGTGCATCGCTGGGCCCGGTCCGCCGCCGAAAATGGAGTAGCCAGCGCCATGACGCGATTGGGAATGCTCTATCACAACGCGATCGGCGTCGAACGCGATCCGGCCGCGGCCGTGCAGTGGTGGCGGCGCGCCGCCGAACTTGACGACGCCGATGCGCAGGCGATGCTTGGCGCAGCGCATCATCTTGGCAGCGGCGCGCTCGCGGACCAATCGATGGCGCTCGTCTATTTGCTGCGGGGACAGGCGGGCGGCAGCCGTTTGGCCGCGCCATTTCTCGGGCCTGTCCGCGCGGCACTTTCGCCCGCGGCGATCGTCGAGGCCGAACGGCAGGCGCAGCAGAAGCGGCTGGATGTGACGCCATGA
- a CDS encoding glycoside hydrolase family 15 protein translates to MAEEHAADIKPGTLPDWMMRQYQFCAVAMPRAISATDLVKERRGFAQTIRPVRGSILASTERASYDPDPDYFFHWLRDSALVMDALRLLIEDQSSGFEAVARFDDFIQFSAALSRLDGRAVLAGPDFRQAIDASFRAYVRPDAEFEALFGERVLGEARFNPDGTLDISKWSRPQHDGPALRALTLLRFWNLGGPRDKASDTVLQSLLEGDLDFTLRHWQEPCFDIWEEASAYHYHTRIVQYAALSDGAAWAEMRGDGARGQAYRVAAQELVLHLEDHFDPGQGVYLSPLPGTPQTGGSLLAMRLDIAVILGVLHAARPNGPHSVLDPKVLATLARLEQLFIKEYRINKEQGPHGAAAMGRYAGDKYYSGGAYYFATLGAAEFYFRYAESIGRGETIPVADENRGLLANMLGLSPEALAVPSLEPRHRETLFEACMDRGDRFMDVVRAHTPASGELSEQFDQTSGAQTSAKNLTWSYAAFITAFASRKRALSRLKYA, encoded by the coding sequence TTGGCCGAAGAGCACGCAGCGGACATAAAACCCGGCACGCTTCCCGACTGGATGATGCGGCAATATCAATTCTGCGCCGTGGCGATGCCGCGTGCCATTTCGGCCACGGATCTCGTCAAGGAACGACGCGGCTTCGCTCAGACGATCAGGCCCGTGCGGGGCTCCATCTTGGCTTCAACGGAACGCGCGTCTTACGATCCAGATCCCGATTATTTCTTTCATTGGCTGCGCGACTCGGCCCTGGTCATGGACGCCTTGCGCCTCTTGATCGAAGATCAATCGTCAGGCTTCGAGGCCGTCGCGCGTTTCGACGATTTCATCCAGTTCAGCGCGGCGCTCTCGCGGCTCGACGGCCGGGCCGTTCTGGCCGGCCCCGACTTTAGACAGGCGATCGATGCGTCGTTTCGCGCCTATGTCCGGCCCGACGCCGAGTTCGAAGCGCTCTTTGGGGAGCGTGTCCTGGGCGAGGCGCGGTTCAATCCCGACGGAACGCTCGATATCAGCAAATGGTCGCGCCCGCAGCACGACGGTCCGGCCTTGCGCGCTCTCACCTTGCTGCGGTTTTGGAATCTTGGCGGCCCTCGCGATAAGGCCAGCGACACGGTTTTGCAGTCCCTGCTCGAAGGCGATCTCGATTTCACGCTTCGCCATTGGCAGGAGCCTTGTTTCGACATTTGGGAGGAGGCTTCGGCCTATCACTACCACACCCGCATCGTCCAATATGCGGCCTTGAGCGACGGTGCAGCGTGGGCAGAGATGCGGGGCGATGGAGCGCGCGGGCAAGCCTATCGTGTTGCGGCGCAAGAGCTCGTCTTGCATCTCGAAGATCATTTCGATCCCGGTCAAGGCGTCTATCTCAGCCCTTTGCCCGGCACGCCGCAGACGGGCGGCTCTTTGCTTGCCATGCGGCTCGATATTGCCGTGATCCTCGGCGTCCTCCACGCGGCACGGCCGAACGGACCCCATAGCGTGCTCGATCCGAAAGTTCTCGCGACGCTGGCCCGGCTCGAACAGCTTTTCATCAAAGAGTACAGGATCAATAAAGAACAAGGCCCGCATGGCGCAGCCGCGATGGGACGCTATGCCGGTGATAAATATTATAGCGGGGGCGCCTATTATTTTGCGACGCTTGGCGCGGCGGAATTCTATTTCCGCTATGCGGAATCGATCGGGCGAGGCGAAACGATTCCGGTTGCTGACGAGAACCGCGGACTGTTGGCGAATATGCTTGGCCTATCGCCCGAAGCGCTCGCAGTCCCTTCGCTCGAACCGCGACATAGAGAGACGCTTTTCGAAGCCTGCATGGACCGCGGCGATCGATTCATGGACGTGGTGCGGGCACATACGCCAGCGTCCGGCGAATTGTCGGAGCAATTCGATCAGACGAGCGGCGCGCAAACGTCAGCCAAAAACCTTACCTGGAGCTATGCTGCCTTCATCACTGCTTTTGCCAGCAGGAAAAGAGCCCTGAGCCGCCTGAAATACGCCTAG
- a CDS encoding ABC transporter ATP-binding protein/permease — translation MDRPTKSETRVEQVHMADQIFVEPRSADDEFAPQLKTIWEAFYASRQRASLLWLGAGLVAVVGATAFGQIRLNAWNQPFYDALFRKDLPAMGSQLLVFAGIACFLLVLNVAQTWLNLTAKVNLREGLTRDLFAQWLTPDRAFLLAGSGEIGVNPDQRIHEDARHLAELSIDLGVGLLQATLLLASFITVLWALSEGVTFELPGRSLSIPGYMVWAALFYAGTASWASWRVGRPLILINAERYAREADLRFALMHVNEHTDGIAVYRGEAGEQGRLGKEFDRLLLILRRLVRATTNLTWLTAGYGWFTIAAPIVVASPAYFAGHLTVGGLLMAVGAFNQVQQSLRWFVDNFGAIADWRATLFRVGDFRRALIEMDEIGKEASRVEVVTTADDKLRLDNLCIFSPSGCTTLNEAHVEIAPSQHVLIIGAPGSGKTSLFRAMAGLWRWGTGTISLPPADGIMFMPERPYIADGALRDVLAYPVAPDRFAGHEFLEVLTRMGLSHLSDRLDHVAQWDRELTVPEQQALAFARVLLQKPRWLLIDEAIESLSPEARKTLFDVFEHELAATAVIYINGPQAQDKFYTRVLYLNMNPQGQRLKIPALPSSAAAKKKQTLSANLR, via the coding sequence ATGGATAGACCTACAAAGAGCGAGACGCGGGTGGAGCAGGTTCATATGGCAGACCAGATCTTTGTCGAGCCACGATCTGCAGATGACGAGTTCGCGCCGCAACTGAAAACGATTTGGGAGGCCTTTTATGCTTCGCGCCAGCGCGCAAGCTTGCTTTGGCTCGGCGCGGGTCTTGTGGCGGTGGTCGGAGCAACCGCCTTTGGACAAATCCGGCTCAATGCGTGGAATCAACCGTTTTACGACGCTCTTTTCCGCAAAGATCTCCCGGCCATGGGCTCCCAGCTTCTGGTTTTTGCCGGCATAGCCTGCTTCCTGCTTGTCTTGAATGTCGCCCAGACCTGGCTCAACCTGACGGCGAAAGTGAATTTGCGCGAAGGATTGACACGCGATCTGTTCGCGCAATGGCTCACGCCGGATCGCGCTTTTCTGCTCGCAGGTTCCGGCGAGATCGGGGTCAATCCGGACCAGCGCATCCACGAGGACGCCCGCCATCTCGCTGAACTTTCGATCGATCTCGGCGTCGGTCTCCTCCAGGCAACGCTTCTCTTGGCGAGTTTCATCACCGTCCTGTGGGCTTTGTCGGAGGGCGTGACGTTCGAGCTTCCTGGGAGAAGCCTTTCCATACCCGGTTATATGGTCTGGGCGGCGCTTTTCTACGCCGGGACGGCGTCCTGGGCGAGCTGGCGGGTCGGCCGCCCCCTCATCCTCATCAACGCCGAACGCTATGCCCGTGAGGCCGATCTGCGTTTCGCTCTCATGCATGTGAACGAACACACCGACGGGATCGCGGTCTATCGCGGCGAGGCGGGAGAACAAGGTCGCCTCGGCAAGGAGTTCGATCGTCTTCTCCTCATACTCCGCCGCCTCGTCCGCGCTACGACGAATTTGACCTGGCTCACGGCAGGCTATGGATGGTTCACCATCGCGGCGCCGATCGTGGTCGCTTCGCCCGCCTATTTCGCGGGACATCTGACCGTCGGCGGATTGCTCATGGCCGTCGGCGCTTTCAACCAAGTGCAGCAATCGCTGCGTTGGTTCGTCGATAATTTCGGTGCGATCGCGGATTGGCGTGCGACGCTGTTTCGTGTCGGCGATTTTCGCCGGGCGCTGATCGAAATGGATGAGATCGGCAAAGAAGCGAGCCGCGTCGAAGTTGTAACCACGGCCGACGACAAGCTCCGTTTGGATAATCTATGCATCTTTTCGCCCTCGGGCTGCACCACGTTGAATGAAGCGCATGTCGAGATCGCGCCATCGCAGCATGTCTTGATTATTGGTGCCCCGGGTTCGGGCAAGACCAGCCTCTTCCGCGCCATGGCCGGTCTCTGGCGTTGGGGAACGGGGACGATCAGCTTGCCGCCGGCAGATGGCATCATGTTCATGCCGGAGCGGCCCTATATAGCTGACGGCGCTTTGCGGGACGTTCTCGCTTATCCAGTTGCACCGGATAGGTTCGCAGGACATGAATTCCTCGAAGTTCTGACGCGCATGGGTCTGTCGCACTTGTCGGACCGGCTCGATCATGTCGCGCAGTGGGACAGAGAACTGACCGTGCCGGAGCAGCAAGCCCTCGCTTTCGCGCGCGTGTTGCTCCAAAAGCCGCGCTGGCTTTTAATCGACGAGGCGATAGAGTCGCTTTCTCCGGAAGCACGCAAAACGCTCTTCGATGTGTTCGAACATGAATTGGCCGCGACGGCTGTCATTTACATCAATGGACCGCAGGCCCAAGACAAGTTCTATACGCGCGTTCTATATCTAAACATGAATCCGCAAGGTCAGCGTTTGAAGATTCCAGCCCTGCCGAGTTCTGCGGCGGCGAAGAAGAAACAAACCCTTTCCGCAAACCTGCGCTGA
- a CDS encoding Crp/Fnr family transcriptional regulator, protein MAVGRKPAVDLYSLVASVNGVMRDIKFRKDQVVFAQGDPADSIFYIQEGKVKIAVLSEEGKEAVIAILGAGDFCGEGCLGGQAIRMASVIAMTDSTILRLEKASVIRMLHDSAEFSDLFTTHLLSRNIRVEADLVNLLFNSSEKRLARLLLTLANFGKDGQPEPILPAISQETLAEMIGTTRSRVSFFMNKFRQLGFIDYNGHIEVRSSLLNVILNDD, encoded by the coding sequence ATGGCCGTCGGTCGAAAGCCTGCAGTTGACTTGTACAGCTTGGTTGCAAGCGTGAATGGTGTGATGCGCGACATCAAGTTTCGCAAGGATCAGGTCGTCTTTGCACAAGGCGATCCAGCCGACTCCATATTTTATATTCAAGAGGGCAAAGTCAAAATCGCCGTCCTCTCCGAAGAGGGGAAGGAGGCGGTGATCGCCATTCTCGGAGCGGGGGATTTTTGCGGCGAGGGATGCCTGGGAGGCCAAGCCATACGCATGGCATCAGTTATTGCAATGACCGACTCCACCATCCTACGATTGGAAAAGGCCTCTGTCATTCGTATGCTGCACGACAGCGCGGAATTTTCCGATCTGTTCACCACCCATCTTTTGTCCCGCAACATTCGGGTGGAGGCCGACCTTGTAAATCTGCTTTTTAATTCGAGTGAAAAACGCCTGGCGCGTCTTCTTTTGACCCTCGCGAATTTCGGCAAGGACGGGCAGCCTGAGCCGATCTTGCCGGCGATCAGTCAGGAGACTTTGGCCGAGATGATCGGGACCACGCGGTCTCGCGTCAGCTTTTTCATGAACAAGTTCCGTCAGCTTGGCTTTATCGATTACAATGGCCACATCGAAGTTCGCAGCTCATTGCTGAATGTGATCCTGAATGATGATTGA
- a CDS encoding glucoamylase family protein yields the protein MTAAHKPRAAPAQKPVLSDAALFDLVQRQTFLYFWDGAHPASGLARDRIREPSDSKDDLVATGGTGFAVMAIIVAVERAWITRDDALARLALMLDLLERATCYHGLFPHFMNGRTGATIPFSRKDDGGDIVETSLLFQGLLCARQYFDRDTPAEARLRDRVTWLWLDVEWDWHMRDGRNVLTWHWSPNNGFSLGHEIRGWNECLLTYVLAASSPRYAIKPSVYHEGWAQSRGFLNGRTYYDVELPLGPPYGGPLFFCHYAFCGLDPRGLEDVYADYWRQNVNHVRINFEHCVRNPGHHKGYGPSSWGLTASDDPRGYSVHAPDNDNGVIAPTAALSSFPYAPEAALRAARHFYEKLGGRLWGRFGFHDAFSEDADWVSESYFAIDQGPIVSMMENHRTGLLWSLFMKDPDIQSGLRRLGFKSPHLK from the coding sequence ATGACGGCCGCCCACAAACCGCGCGCCGCCCCTGCTCAAAAACCGGTTTTGTCGGATGCCGCGCTGTTCGATCTCGTTCAGCGTCAAACCTTTCTCTATTTCTGGGATGGGGCCCACCCGGCAAGCGGCCTTGCGCGCGATCGCATCCGCGAGCCTTCGGACTCAAAGGACGACCTCGTCGCAACGGGCGGCACGGGTTTCGCCGTCATGGCCATCATCGTCGCGGTCGAGAGAGCTTGGATTACGCGGGACGACGCGCTGGCGCGTCTCGCATTGATGCTCGATCTTTTGGAAAGAGCGACCTGCTACCACGGCCTTTTTCCGCATTTCATGAATGGCCGCACCGGCGCAACCATACCCTTCAGCCGCAAGGACGATGGCGGCGACATCGTCGAGACCTCGCTGCTTTTTCAAGGCCTGTTGTGCGCAAGGCAATATTTCGACCGTGATACGCCAGCCGAGGCCAGATTGCGCGACCGTGTCACCTGGCTGTGGCTCGATGTCGAATGGGATTGGCACATGCGCGATGGACGCAACGTGCTGACCTGGCATTGGAGCCCTAACAACGGCTTCAGCCTCGGGCACGAGATTCGCGGCTGGAACGAATGCCTGCTGACCTATGTCCTTGCCGCGTCCTCGCCGCGATATGCGATCAAGCCATCGGTCTATCACGAAGGTTGGGCACAAAGCCGCGGCTTTCTCAACGGCCGCACCTATTACGACGTCGAACTGCCGCTCGGACCGCCTTATGGCGGTCCCCTGTTTTTCTGCCATTACGCCTTCTGCGGTCTGGATCCACGCGGGCTTGAGGATGTTTATGCCGACTATTGGCGGCAGAATGTGAATCATGTGCGGATCAATTTCGAACATTGCGTCCGCAATCCCGGACATCATAAGGGCTACGGGCCTTCCTCTTGGGGCCTCACGGCGAGCGACGATCCCCGAGGCTACAGCGTACATGCGCCGGACAATGATAATGGCGTAATCGCTCCCACCGCCGCTCTATCGAGTTTTCCCTACGCGCCCGAGGCTGCGCTTCGCGCCGCCCGGCATTTTTATGAAAAGTTGGGCGGTAGGCTTTGGGGCCGTTTTGGTTTTCACGATGCCTTCAGCGAGGATGCCGATTGGGTCTCGGAGAGCTATTTTGCCATCGACCAAGGACCCATCGTCAGCATGATGGAGAACCACCGCACGGGCCTTTTGTGGAGTCTGTTCATGAAAGATCCCGACATTCAATCGGGCTTGCGCCGCCTCGGCTTTAAAAGCCCGCATCTGAAATAG